CTTGACATTAACGAGGTTTCGGTTTAGCCTGGGCCCAGGAGGTCGGTTATGCTTTCCCTAGCCCAGCTTTCCCCTGGCCACCGGGCCCGCATCCTTAAGGTTCCACCGGGACAAAAGCGGCTCCTCGCCTTGGGGTTAAGGCCAGGGGCTGTGGTAGAGATTCTCCTCCAGGCTCCTTTGGGGGATCCCCTCGAGGTCCGGGCTGGGGAAACCTATTTGCTTTTGCGTCGGGCAGAGGCCAAGGACATCCTCGTGGAAACCCTACTCTCCAACGAACCCCATGGAATGCCCCCGGTGCAACCCACCCGATAGCGTCACCCTAAAGACTCCATCCACCCATGAACGCTGGGCCTTGGTGGGTGGGCCCAACACCGGAAAATCCTCCCTCATCAACGCCCTGGCGGGAAGCCAGCTCTCGGTGGGCAACTGGGCGGGGACCACCCTCGAACGCCTTTCTGCCCAGTTGGACCTGGAAGCCACGCGGGTGGAGCTGGTGGACCTACCCGGCACCTACAGCCTTCTGGCCACCTCCCCGGAAGAAGCCCTGGTGGTGCGGGAACTCCTCCAGAACCCCCCCGACCTGGTCCTCAACGTTTTGGATGCGGGCAACCTGGAAAGGAGCCTGGTCCTCACCCTGGAGCTCATGGAGCTGGGCCTCCCTATGGCCCTGGTGGTCAACCTCCTGGACGAGGCGGAGGCCAAAGGGCTACGGATCAACCTCGAGGCCCTGGAGGAGGTCCTGGGCCTGCCCGTGGCCGGCACCGTTGCCAGCCGGGGCCAAGTGGCGGGCGTTTTGCCCAAGGCGAAGGAGGCGCGTATTCCCAGCCCCAAGGTGCGGTATCCCGAGGCTCTGGAGGAAGCCATCCACCGCTTGGGCCCGTGGATTCCCAACCGGGCCCTGGCCCTGCTGGCCCTTATGGGGGAGGAGGGCCTTCCCCTATCCCGGGAGGCGCTACAGGCCCTCAAGGAGGAGCGAAAGCACCTGGAGAATGCCGGCCATGACCCCTATCTCCTGGCCCTCGAGGCCCGTTACGCCACGGCGCGGGAGATTTACCGCCGTGTTGCCCATCGGGTGGAAACCAAGGCACCCCTCACCGAGAGGCTGGACCGCCTGGTCCTCCACCCCCTTTTAGGCCTACCCCTTTTCCTCCTGGCCCTCTTCGCTACCTTCCGCTTCACCTTTACCCTCTCCACCCCATGGGTGAACCTGATCGGCAAAGTCCAGGAGGTCCTCGCAGGATGGGCGGTAGCCCTTCCCCTCCCCTCTCTGTTTCGATCCTTCTTGGCGGAAGGATTGGTGGCCGGAGTGGGCACGGTCTTGGCCTTTGCTCCCCTGCTCTTCCTCCTCTACCTGGCCTTGGCCTTCTTGGAGCTCTCCGGCTTCCTGGCCCGTATGGCCTTTGTGGCCGACCGGGCCATGCAGTGGGCGGGACTTCCGGGCAAGGCCTTCATCCCTCTGGTACTGGGCTTTGGCTGCAATGTTCCCGCCGTCTACGCCACCCGTACCCTCACCCATCCCCTGGACCGCCTCAGAACCGCCTTGGCCATCCCCTTCATGGCCTGCGGGGCTCGGCTTCCCGTCTTCACCCTTTTCGCCTTCGTCTTCTTTCCCCAACAAGCGCCCCTGGTGGTCCTAGGGCTTTACCTCCTGGGGTTGCTTACGGGCTTGTTCACCGCCCTGCTTCTGGGTAAGGTACTGCGAGCCGAACGAGGGGAAGGCGCCATGGAGCTTCCCCCTTACCGCTTCCCTCCTTGGCGGCTTCTCCTGCGCCTGGCCTGGGCCCGGACCCAGAGCTTTCTGCAAGGAGCAGGAGGACCTATCCTGATGGCGGTCTTGGTTGTTTGGGCCCTTCTCCACCTGCCGTTCTTGGGGGGAAGCCCCTATGCCTTCTTGGCCAAGGCCCTGACTCCCCTGTTTCATCCCTTGGGCCTCGAGGACTGGCGGCTGGTAGGAGCCCTGATCCCCGGGTTCATCGCCAAGGAAGTGGTGGTGGGAACCCTAGGGGTCAGCTTCCTGGGAACGGAAGGCCTCAGCCCTCTAGGGTTGGTTGCGGGGGTAAGAGAGCTTCTGGGAGCCCTCCTTTCCACCCTAACCGGCACGTTCCAAAGCTTGGGGGCGCTCTTCCTCCCCTTAAACCTAGACCTCGCCCCCGAGCCCACTCCTCTTCAGGCAGCCCTCAAGGAGGCAGTTTCCCCTTCTGGGGCCTTGGCGTATCTGGTCTTTGTCCTCCTCTACACCCCTTGCGTGGCCACCTTGGCCGCGCTCCGACAGGTGGTTGGCGGAAAAGTAGCCCTGGCCGCCGTGGTGTACCAGCTTTCCGTGGCCTATGGGTTGGCCTTCCTCACCAGCAGGTTACTGCCATGATGGTAAGAGCCCTCCACCTCCTCGCCTCCCCCACGACTCCCCGGGAACTGGCTGGGGCGCTGGGGCTCAGCCTCGAGGCAACCCTTCTCCTGCTTCAACAGCTAGAGCGAAAAGGCTATGTGCAACCCCTTCCCTGCGCCCCATCCTGCGGGGCATGCGCTTTTCGTAACCTCTGCCCTGGACCCGGCGAAACCACCTGGATCCGAACCCCAAGGGGTTGCTCAACCCAAGCTCTCCACCCTAACCCCGAACCCAGAGAGCTCTAGCGTTACTCCAACACGTGTACGTTAGGCAGGGTTTTGGCCCAACTCCGATTCTTTTCTATATACTCCCTCCACTGCTCGGGCACGTCCTCCTCGGGGTAGATGGCGTTCACCGGGCAAGCGGGCACACAGGCCCCGCAGTCGATGCACTCGTCAGGATGGATGTAAAGCTGCTCCCCGGCGTCGTAAATGCACTCCACGGGGCAGACCTCCTGGCAGGACCGGTCCTTTACACCGACGCAGGGCTCACAGATCACGTGGGGCATAACCACCTCCAGACCTAGCCTGCTCCCCGGCCCCTGGCCCGTCCATGACCCGGGTCAAAGGGCTTTGGGATCCTGCCCCCGATGCCTTCCCGGAACAAACTCACACTTGTGGAGGGCGAAACGAACAAGAATAAGCCATGGTAGCTTTGCGAAAACCCCTTCCCCCCTATACCCTTCACACCCTAGGAGGGCAAAGGGTGTACCTGCCGGACCTTAAGGGAAGGATACTGGTTCTCCTACGCGACCCGGGGATGGCCCAGGCCCTGGCCCACAGGCAGGCCGAGCTCGCTACCC
This sequence is a window from Thermus caldifontis. Protein-coding genes within it:
- a CDS encoding FeoA family protein translates to MLSLAQLSPGHRARILKVPPGQKRLLALGLRPGAVVEILLQAPLGDPLEVRAGETYLLLRRAEAKDILVETLLSNEPHGMPPVQPTR
- the feoB gene encoding ferrous iron transport protein B → MECPRCNPPDSVTLKTPSTHERWALVGGPNTGKSSLINALAGSQLSVGNWAGTTLERLSAQLDLEATRVELVDLPGTYSLLATSPEEALVVRELLQNPPDLVLNVLDAGNLERSLVLTLELMELGLPMALVVNLLDEAEAKGLRINLEALEEVLGLPVAGTVASRGQVAGVLPKAKEARIPSPKVRYPEALEEAIHRLGPWIPNRALALLALMGEEGLPLSREALQALKEERKHLENAGHDPYLLALEARYATAREIYRRVAHRVETKAPLTERLDRLVLHPLLGLPLFLLALFATFRFTFTLSTPWVNLIGKVQEVLAGWAVALPLPSLFRSFLAEGLVAGVGTVLAFAPLLFLLYLALAFLELSGFLARMAFVADRAMQWAGLPGKAFIPLVLGFGCNVPAVYATRTLTHPLDRLRTALAIPFMACGARLPVFTLFAFVFFPQQAPLVVLGLYLLGLLTGLFTALLLGKVLRAERGEGAMELPPYRFPPWRLLLRLAWARTQSFLQGAGGPILMAVLVVWALLHLPFLGGSPYAFLAKALTPLFHPLGLEDWRLVGALIPGFIAKEVVVGTLGVSFLGTEGLSPLGLVAGVRELLGALLSTLTGTFQSLGALFLPLNLDLAPEPTPLQAALKEAVSPSGALAYLVFVLLYTPCVATLAALRQVVGGKVALAAVVYQLSVAYGLAFLTSRLLP
- a CDS encoding indolepyruvate ferredoxin oxidoreductase subunit alpha, encoding MPHVICEPCVGVKDRSCQEVCPVECIYDAGEQLYIHPDECIDCGACVPACPVNAIYPEEDVPEQWREYIEKNRSWAKTLPNVHVLE